Within the Dolichospermum compactum NIES-806 genome, the region CGCCGTCATCTGTTTTCAAGGTATTGGCGGGTAGTTGGGCTGTGTTATTGGTCACGGGAACTACTTGGTCAAATAAGAAGCCTAAACCGTCGGGGGCTAAATTGGTTTGCACATTGCGTTGAGCAGGGGGTAAAAGTAACAGTGGTTTTTGGACTCCTGTTTTCAGGTCAATGGATACCAAGTAAGGCTGTTCTATGTATTGTTCTTTAGAAACCAGTTGTGTAACTAAGCAGTAAAGGTTAGGGGAGGCTGGGTCAAACTGACAGCTAAGAATTGAGCCTGTTGTTTTTAATAGTTGTTTTTGCACGCCTTGGTTGGTGACTAAAAACAAATCTTTTGTATAGTCGGTGTTAAATTTGACCATTGCTGCCTGTGAACCGTCTTTAGAGAAGGCTTGTACTAAGCCAAATTGAGGTAGAAAATCCAGGGGTTTACTGCTGTTACCTTCTAAGGATACAATTGCTGTTCCCTGTCCTTGAGAAACGGCTACGGCTTTGCTGTCGGGTGTAATGAGAAAATCTCCACCTGGTTGTCCTTGTAATCTTTTGGGGGTGGGTTTTTCGCCGGAATTGTCATTTTGGGTGGATAAGTACCAGAGGGCAAAGTCACCGGGGTTATCTCGTTTACCTCTTTGAATAACGATGATTTGTCCATCTGCGGAGAGGTCAAATTTGAGGTTTTGATATTCTTTGTTGTCTAAAATTAGGTCAACTTTACCTGGGGCTGCTGTTTCTTGACCAATTTGATTAGGTATGCCTGTGGTTACTGTATAAAGTTGGGCGGACAGTAAATCGGGATTTTTAGAGGAACGGGCGGAGAAGAGGATTTTTTCACCGTTGGGGAATGGCTCAAAATCCATAACAATTAAGTCTTTGGGGGTAAGGACTTTTTTTTGTTCTTGGGTTAAGTTATAAAGTACCAATTGCCCTTGGATTTCTGGCGCAGAGCCAATGTAAAGGATGGCGCGATTGCGGGTGGTGAAACTGCCTGTGAAGGGCTGCATGAGGCGGTTTTTCCCTTCGGCTTGGGAGTATTTATCTTTGCCTTTTTCTAGTTTGACTTGGTAAGTTGTGCCGTAGGGGGCTGGGGTGAGGAGGGTGTAGACCATTCTTCTGCCAGCCCAACTAGTTTTACCGGCTAGGGGTGGATCTATTTTTAAGTTCTCTTCAATGCTTTTGAAGTCCATTGGCCGACTAAAGGTGAGGGAGAAGGATAGATCCTCTGCGCCGATTTGTTGGTTTTCCCAGGTGAAGTTGCGGACGCTAGGTTTGACTACATCGCCTTTCCAAATGATCAATCCGATGAGCATACTCAGTAGGAGCATGACTGCGATCGCAATCCGATCTAATGGTTGTATAAGTTTATAGGATTTACTCATCTAAAATTTTGGATTTTGGATTTTAGCTTGATCCTGACTAATAACTGTAAGGATTTTTAGGTTGAGGAATTTTTTTAAGAGAGTTGGCTTTGATCGTTAATTGACGTTTTTCAGTGATTGTTTGTGTGGTCATTTGTCCTTCTACTTCTAACCATGTATCAGGCGGATACTGTTGCCGTGTCCCAGATATTTGCACTGGTAATCCCACGGGATAAGCATCGGCGGCACAACAACTGAGAACAAATCTGGCTAAAAAGATATATTCTTCACTGACGTTAGGTTGATGAATCACAAATCCCTGGACTTTTGCCTTTTGCCCTGTGTATGCGTCCGGTTCAGGATAGACGT harbors:
- a CDS encoding Ig-like domain-containing protein, whose protein sequence is MSKSYKLIQPLDRIAIAVMLLLSMLIGLIIWKGDVVKPSVRNFTWENQQIGAEDLSFSLTFSRPMDFKSIEENLKIDPPLAGKTSWAGRRMVYTLLTPAPYGTTYQVKLEKGKDKYSQAEGKNRLMQPFTGSFTTRNRAILYIGSAPEIQGQLVLYNLTQEQKKVLTPKDLIVMDFEPFPNGEKILFSARSSKNPDLLSAQLYTVTTGIPNQIGQETAAPGKVDLILDNKEYQNLKFDLSADGQIIVIQRGKRDNPGDFALWYLSTQNDNSGEKPTPKRLQGQPGGDFLITPDSKAVAVSQGQGTAIVSLEGNSSKPLDFLPQFGLVQAFSKDGSQAAMVKFNTDYTKDLFLVTNQGVQKQLLKTTGSILSCQFDPASPNLYCLVTQLVSKEQYIEQPYLVSIDLKTGVQKPLLLLPPAQRNVQTNLAPDGLGFLFDQVVPVTNNTAQLPANTLKTDDGEPIASSSLWLMPLLPIADNTNIDIKPEQLPLAGFHPHWLP